Proteins from a genomic interval of Arachis hypogaea cultivar Tifrunner chromosome 10, arahy.Tifrunner.gnm2.J5K5, whole genome shotgun sequence:
- the LOC112716869 gene encoding NADPH-dependent aldehyde reductase-like protein, chloroplastic gives MASPAQGQGGTTSSSSTQTQTLPLQDRVAIVTGSSRGIGRQIALHLSSLGARLVLNYSSSNSNPADSLAAQINATSASSALPQAIAVRADISDPTQVRHLFDSAENAFNSPVHILVNSAGTLDPKQPSIADTSDESFDHVFAVNARGAFLCAREAANRLKRGGGGRIILLSSSQVAALRPGFGAYTASKAAVEAMTKILAKELKGTGITANCVAPGPIATELFFSSRTEEQVQKLIEESPMQRLGETKDVAPLVGFLASDAGEWVNGQVIRVNGGYV, from the coding sequence ATGGCTTCACCAGCACAGGGACAGGGCGGTACTACTTCTTCGTCTTCCACACAAACCCAAACTCTTCCACTGCAAGACAGGGTGGCTATAGTGACTGGCTCCTCACGTGGAATCGGTCGTCAAATCGCCCTCCACCTCTCTTCACTTGGAGCCCGACTCGTACTCAACTACTCCTCTTCCAACTCCAACCCAGCCGACTCACTCGCCGCCCAAATCAACGCTACCTCCGCCTCCTCTGCGCTCCCGCAAGCCATCGCAGTCCGCGCTGACATCTCCGACCCCACTCAGGTCCGGCACCTCTTCGACTCCGCCGAGAACGCCTTCAACTCGCCGGTTCACATCCTCGTCAACTCCGCCGGAACCCTAGATCCCAAGCAGCCTTCCATCGCCGACACCTCCGACGAGAGCTTCGACCATGTCTTCGCCGTGAACGCCAGGGGCGCCTTCCTGTGCGCGCGGGAGGCGGCGAACCGGCTGAAACGCGGCGGTGGGGGACGGATCATACTGTTGTCTTCGTCGCAAGTGGCGGCACTAAGGCCGGGGTTCGGCGCGTACACGGCGTCAAAGGCAGCAGTGGAGGCGATGACGAAGATCCTGGCGAAGGAGCTGAAGGGGACCGGGATCACCGCGAATTGCGTGGCGCCGGGGCCGATCGCGACGGAGTTGTTCTTCAGTAGCAGGACGGAGGAGCAGGTTCAGAAGCTGATTGAGGAGTCGCCGATGCAGAGACTTGGGGAGACCAAGGATGTGGCTCCTCTGGTTGGGTTTCTGGCCTCTGATGCTGGCGAATGGGTCAACGGTCAGGTTATTCGAGTCAACGGCGGTTACGTGTAA
- the LOC112716870 gene encoding glucan endo-1,3-beta-glucosidase 8, producing MGRKWFERWVMVEAVVEVISIIIMMSWCVEGVGVNWGTQATQQLRADTVVQMMKDNGIEKVKLFDADGRIMSALAGSGIEVMVAIPNDQLAAMTSYDRAVQWVRKNVTSYNFKGGVNIKYVAVGNEPFLKSYNNSFLNVTMPALQNIQNALNEAGMGEKIKATVPLNADVYQSPQNNPVPSAGTFRPDISDLMTQIVQFLHNNNAPFTVNIYPFLSLYGNDDFPFDYAFFDGVSNPINDNGVLYTNVFDANFDTLVSALKGVGYGDMAILVGEVGWPTDGDKNANVANAVRFYNGLLPRISSSKGTPLRPGHLQVYLFGLIDEDAKSIAPGNFERHWGIFRYDGQPKFPMDLSGQGQNKILVGAKNVIYLDPKWCMFNPDATDLSKLADNINYACTFADCTALGYGSSCNNLDANGNASYAFNMYYQAQNQNDMACNFEGLAQITMKNISTPTCDFIIQINPSSSSSLTPSSAVAFLFIALAIILFF from the exons ATGGGGAGGAAATGGTTTGAGAGATGGGTTATGGTAGAAGCAGTTGTTGAAGTGATTAGTATAATTATTATGATGAGTTGGTGTGTGGAAGGGGTTGGAGTGAATTGGGGAACACAAGCTACACAGCAATTGAGAGCAGATACAGTGGTGCAGATGATGAAGGACAATGGAATAGAGAAAGTGAAACTGTTTGATGCAGATGGAAGAATCATGAGTGCACTTGCTGGGTCTGGGATTGAAGTTATGGTTGCCATTCCCAATGACCAGCTTGCTGCCATGACTAGCTATGATCGAGCTGTTCAGTGGGTCAGAAAGAATGTTACCAGTTACAACTTCAAGGGTGGAGTTAACATCAA ATATGTAGCAGTTGGGAACGAACCATTCTTGAAATCATACAACAATTCATTCTTGAATGTGACCATGCCTGCCCTACAAAACATACAAAATGCCCTTAATGAAGCTGGCATGGGGGAGAAGATAAAGGCCACAGTGCCCTTAAATGCTGACGTGTACCAATCCCCACAGAACAACCCTGTTCCATCAGCAGGAACTTTTAGGCCTGACATATCAGATCTCATGACACAAATAGTGCAATTCTTGCACAACAACAATGCACCATTCACCGTTAACATCTACCCATTCTTGAGTCTCTATGGCAATGATGATTTCCCTTTTGACTATGCCTTCTTTGATGGGGTATCCAACCCCATAAACGACAATGGGGTTCTTTACACCAATGTCTTTGATGCAAATTTTGACACCTTGGTTTCTGCTCTCAAAGGGGTTGGGTATGGTGACATGGCAATCTTGGTTGGAGAAGTAGGGTGGCCCACAGATGGAGACAAGAATGCCAACGTGGCCAATGCTGTAAGGTTCTATAATGGACTTCTTCCAAGGATTTCATCAAGTAAAGGTACACCTCTAAGACCAGGGCACCTTCAAGTTTATCTCTTTGGCCTTATTGATGAGGATGCTAAGAGCATTGCTCCTGGCAACTTTGAGCGTCATTGGGGAATATTCCG GTATGATGGACAACCTAAGTTCCCAATGGATCTTTCTGGTCAAGGTCAAAACAAAATATTAGTGGGTGCTAAGAATGTGATTTACTTGGACCCAAAATGGTGCATGTTCAATCCAGATGCCACGGATCTTAGCAAACTAGCTGATAATATAAACTATGCTTGCACATTTGCGGATTGCACTGCATTAGGATATGGTTCTTCATGCAACAATCTTGATGCTAATGGGAATGCCTCATATGCATTTAATATGTACTACCAAGCGCAAAATCAGAATGACATGGCTTGCAATTTTGAAGGCTTAGCCCAAATTACTATGAAGAATATTTCTACTCCCACTTGCGACTTTATTATTCAGATAAAcccttcatcatcttcttctttgacaCCCTCATCAGCAGTAGCTTTCTTATTTATTGCATTAgccattattctatttttttag
- the LOC112718017 gene encoding E3 ubiquitin-protein ligase RING1-like — MVNPITEADNKCPICDTEFAEIIMDNIMDQSDNAIDLRSTWMFILYAPIFLGLMGAISPLIPPGAAPPAGEDEAENELTTRRRGSTSYVMHLFRGLHVRSFDNNNRSTRNRSVDASNMVVIDPFTDGALIFRVPNMNHHTTTSNQNESTSIGSFHEFLVGSGFDLLLQQLAQNGGSGYGSVVNPPTKKAAIEALPSVIISEEILQCMVCLEEIEIGNEAKEMPCLHKFHGDCIISWLKPHSSCPVCRFQMPFEDFTAEISNDGNQNSELVTGSRRNWFPMLQSFNNFLPPP; from the coding sequence ATGGTGAATCCAATTACTGAAGCTGATAACAAGTGCCCCATTTGTGACACAGAATTTGCTGAGATAATCATGGATAACATAATGGATCAAAGTGATAATGCTATTGATTTAAGGTCTACTTGGATGTTCATACTTTATGCACCAATATTTCTAGGCTTGATGGGTGCAATTAGCCCTCTTATTCCCCCCGGCGCCGCCCCTCCGGCCGGCGAAGACGAGGCAGAGAACGAACTTACGACGAGGAGAAGAGGATCGACTAGCTATGTAATGCATCTCTTCCGAGGTCTTCATGTTAGGAGCTTTGATAATAATAATCGTAGTACTCGCAATAGAAGTGTAGACGCCAGCAACATGGTTGTGATTGATCCGTTTACGGACGGAGCCTTGATTTTTCGAGTTCCGAACATGAATCATCATACAACAACAAGCAATCAAAATGAGAGCACGAGCATTGGATCCTTCCATGAGTTTCTGGTGGGATCAGGATTTGATTTGTTGCTGCAGCAGTTGGCACAGAACGGAGGAAGTGGATATGGAAGTGTTGTGAACCCGCCAACAAAGAAGGCAGCAATAGAAGCATTACCGAGTGTGATTATCAGTGAAGAGATTTTACAGTGCATGGTTTGTTTGGAAGAGATTGAGATTGGAAATGAAGCAAAGGAGATGCCATGTCTCCATAAATTTCATGGTGACTGCATAATCTCATGGCTTAAACCTCATAGTTCATGCCCTGTTTGTAGGTTTCAGATGCCTTTTGAGGATTTCACAGCTGAAATTAGCAACGATGGGAATCAAAATAGTGAACTTGTCACAGGATCAAGAAGGAACTGGTTTCCAATGCTGCAATCGTTTAATAATTTTCTTCCACCACCTTGA
- the LOC112716871 gene encoding NAC domain-containing protein 87: MDAEDHNHALDLPPGFRFHPTDEEIISYYLTHKVLNTSFTATAIGEVDLNKCEPWDLPQKAKMGEKDWYFFWQRDKKYPTGIRTNRATESGYWKATGKDKEIYKGRNLVGMKKTLVFYRGRAPHGHKTNWVMHEFRLEGLFATYNLPKPAKEEWVVSRVFHKNTTEKLNPTIPSGLFRIMKNVNSIEDDDLVDFSSLPPLMDPSNNYDDEHTTTTNNMFPSSSDYNITIQQNKKDMMGVRNNNIRALLMYDGPSSSSSEVVAPPLSDLELCLWDL, translated from the exons ATGGATGCGGAAGATCATAATCATGCTTTGGATTTGCCTCCCGGTTTCAGGTTCCACCCTACAGATGAGGAGATCATCTCTTATTATCTCACTCACAAGGTTTTGAACACAAGTTTCACCGCAACTGCCATTGGAGAAGTTGATCTCAATAAGTGTGAGCCTTGGGACTTGCCTC AGAAAGCAAAGATGGGGGAGAAAGATTGGTACTTCTTCTGGCAAAGAGATAAAAAGTACCCAACTGGGATCAGAACGAATCGAGCCACGGAATCCGGCTACTGGAAGGCCACCGGAAAAGACAAAGAGATTTACAAAGGGAGAAACCTTGTTGGTATGAAGAAAACCCTTGTGTTCTATAGAGGTAGAGCCCCTCATGGACACAAAACCAATTGGGTTATGCATGAATTCAGATTGGAAGGCCTTTTTGCTACTTACAACCTCCCTAAACCTGCTAAG GAGGAATGGGTTGTGTCGAGGGTTTTCCATAAGAACACAACAGAAAAATTGAACCCAACAATTCCATCTGGCCTCTTTAGGATAATGAAGAACGTGAACTCAATTGAGGATGATGATCTTGTAGATTTTTCTTCTCTCCCACCTCTCATGGATCCTTCTAATAATTATGATGATGaacacaccaccaccaccaacaataTGTTTCCATCATCATCAGATTATAATATTACTATTCAGCAAAACAAGAAGGATATGATGGGAGTAAGGAATAATAATATTAGAGCATTATTAATGTACGACggtccatcatcatcatcatcagaagtaGTTGCTCCTCCTCTCTCTGACTTGGAATTATGCCTCTGGGATTTATAA
- the LOC112716873 gene encoding apyrase 2, whose product MLKRLPHESSSDKIYQLRGALMMVAVPLVLVTIVLYVLPSISSNESIEDYTLTHRKISPDNRASSSYAVVFDAGSSGSRVHVFHFDRNLNLVHIGKDLELFVQIKPGLSAYAQNPQQAAESLITLLDKAESVVPLEFRPRTPVRVGATAGLRALEGDASDRILEAVRELLKQRSTLKSGPNAVTVLDGTQEGAFQWVTINYLLGNLGKDYSKTIGVVDLGGGSVQMAYAISEADSAKAPKVLGGEDPYVKEMFLRGRKYYLYVHSYLHYGLLAARAEILKVSDDSGNPCVLAGFDGYYNYGGKSFNSSSSPSGSRLNECKTMALKALKVNESKCTHMKCTFGGIWNGGGGDGQKNLFVASFFFDRAAEAGFADPNLPIVKVRPVDFEVAAKRACQTKLEEAKSAYQRVEEGNLPYLCMDLVYQYTLLVAGFGLDPRQPITLVKKVQYRDALVEAAWPLGSAIEAVSST is encoded by the exons ATGCTGAAGCGGTTGCCGCATGAGTCGTCCTCCGACAAGATTTACCAGCTCCGCGGAGCGCTAATGATGGTGGCCGTTCCTTTGGTGCTCGTCACGATTGTGCTTTACGTGTTGCCTTCCATTTCCTCCAACGAGTCCATCGAAGATTACACCCTCACGCACCGGAAGATTTCGCCCGATAACAGAGCCTCTAGCTCCTACGCCGTCGTCTTCGATGCTGGCAGCTCCGGCAGCCGCGTTCACGTTTTCCACTTCGACCGCAATCTCAACCTTGTTCACATTGGCAAAGATCTCGAGCTATTCGTTCAG ATTAAACCAGGTTTGAGTGCGTATGCACAGAATCCACAACAGGCAGCGGAGTCTCTGATTACACTTCTGGACAAAGCTGAAAGTGTTGTTCCTCTGGAGTTTCGCCCCAGAACACCTGTTAGAGTAGGG GCAACTGCAGGATTGAGAGCTTTGGAAGGGGATGCTTCTGACAGGATCTTGGAAGCG GTCAGGGAATTGCTTAAGCAAAGGAGCACTTTGAAATCTGGGCCTAATGCTGTTACTGTGCTGGATGGAACCCAAGAAGGTGCTTTCCAATGG GTGACTATTAACTATTTGCTGGGAAACTTGGGAAAAGATTATTCAAAGACTATTGGGGTTGTTGATCTTGGAGGTGGATCTGTTCAAATGGCATATGCCATCTCAGAGGCAGATTCTGCCAAGGCTCCAAAAGTACTTGGTGGAGAGGATCCATATGTCAAGGAGATGTTTTTAAGGGGAAGAAAATATTACCTCTATGTTCACAG TTACTTGCACTATGGTTTGCTAGCAGCTCGCGCAGAAATTTTAAAGGTTTCTGATGATTCTGGCAACCCGTGTGTTTTAGCTGGCTTTGATG GGTATTACAATTATGGAGGAAAGTCATTCAATTCCTCATCGTCCCCATCTGGCTCAAGATTGAATGAATGCAAAACCATGGCTCTTAAAGCTCTCAAAGTTAATGAGTCAAAATGTACACATATGAAGTGCACATTCGGAGGGATTTGGAATGGTGGCGGCGGGGATGGACAGAAAAACCTTTTTGTTGCCTCATTTTTCTTTGACCGTGCTGCCGAg GCGGGTTTTGCCGATCCAAACTTGCCCATTGTCAAAGTTCGTCCTGTGGACTTCGAGGTCGCAGCTAAGCGAGCTTGTCAAACAAAACTTGAGGAAGCAAAATCAGCTTATCAACGTGTGGAGGAGGGGAACCTACCATATTTATGCATGGATCTTGTATACCAGTATACATTACTTGTAGCTGGATTTG GTCTCGATCCACGGCAACCGATTACATTGGTGAAAAAGGTTCAGTACCGTGATGCTCTTGTTGAAGCAGCATGGCCCCTCGGCAGCGCCATAGAAGCTGTGTCATCTACGTAA